The genomic segment ATACTGGGTTAGCACACCTGATTCATTCTGATGATTTGCAGCACGTTGCCAAACACTATCAACGCTTTACATCACTACATTGTGGAGACGTGATTTACAGTGAGTATCGTATGAAACATTCAAACGGTTCATGGTGTTGGATACGATCGCAGGAAACACCTTTAGTGACGGCCAGCGATGGCTATCCATTACAAATTTTGGGCCTGATTCAAGCGCCAATACACCCTGTCACCTCACCTGTCACCTCACCTGTCACCTCACCTGTCACCTCACCTGTCACCTCACCTGTCACAAAATATTCAGAAATCAAGAAAGTGGTGTTAGTAGATAACCAGGGCTTTGTTGCATAAATAGTCCGACTTCCGCCTGAAAGTCTTGCTAGAGAAGTTTTTCTCAATAAGAGTACCCAATTAACGATCCTTGCTGCGCTAGGGTTTGAGGTATTCATGCAACAAAGCCGATAACCAGATGAATTTCAATGAACCGTCTATGGTTGAAGCCTGCTTAACCCAGTAGGGGATTGAGAGACGGTTGTCACCTCTGTAGGGAAAAATGCTGTAGTAATCTCTTCAGCTATCCCTGTCTTGTTGAAAATTTAATAGCTTGCCTTTAATGAACGGTTGAATTTATTTTTAAAAGTGAGTTTGCTATGAACTATTGTCCTTGTTGTACAAATCCAGTACTCCTCCATATTCGCGATCGTCAATCTTACTGGTTTTGTCGGCATTGCTGGCAGGAAGTTTTCATACTGCAACGGGATTTTCCAACCTTAGGCAGCTCTCCCGACATCAATCAGAGCCACAATCCGCTTCGTCAGAATTTGATGCATCAGAGATCGCTTGACTGGATGCCTCAGCAGTCCTCTCTATCGGCATAACTCAAACCCAGGTTTGTTAAGAATTGTTGCTGCCGATCGCCCCAGACCGTGATCTCACCTTTGGGCGAGTTTGGGCCATGCTCCTGAGTTCAGGCTACTTCCTAAAAACGGTATGCTGGATAACAGGAATCCCCGCAGGTCAGTTACAACAGGACAAACACTTTGGGCCACTGGTACCAATTAGATACCATTGACGTTTTGCAGCAACTGGACACGGATGCCACCAAGGGGTTAAGCCGTGAAGCCGTAAACCGTCGGCGAGAACAGTGGGGCAGCAACGAACTCGCAGACCACCGCAGCAAAAGTCCCTGGCTGATCCTCTGGGAACAACTCACCGCTTCCACGATCGTTGTCCTGTTGTTGGCGGCACTGGCAGCGATCGCCCTGGGGGATTCTAAAGATGCGATCGCGATCGTAGCGATCGTGGCGCTGACAGTCCTCCTCGGTTGGAGCCAGGAATATCGTGCAGAAAAGGCATTAGTCGCCCTTAAGC from the Alkalinema sp. FACHB-956 genome contains:
- a CDS encoding PAS domain-containing protein, with protein sequence MVNTCKKFFSQNFIPLPKHILEILRGLQPSQPESIPSSFYIYDLVEQRTLCSSSSIAVLLGYTAEEIDAMGHTGLAHLIHSDDLQHVAKHYQRFTSLHCGDVIYSEYRMKHSNGSWCWIRSQETPLVTASDGYPLQILGLIQAPIHPVTSPVTSPVTSPVTSPVTSPVTKYSEIKKVVLVDNQGFVA